A single Oncorhynchus mykiss isolate Arlee chromosome 24, USDA_OmykA_1.1, whole genome shotgun sequence DNA region contains:
- the spred3 gene encoding sprouty-related, EVH1 domain-containing protein 3 — protein sequence MEGDVRVRAVVMTRDDSSGGWVPLGGGGLSHVVICKGRSHEGRGRREYIVRGERLRDRAPVLECAVQKGLVYNKVNPIFHHWRVEERKFGLTFQSPADAISFERGLQAVIDKLDRGSESPSSSTPEEGDTEDDGQASHTGSESSSNSRKEMLPKPVTIVTSESSSTCFVRSTSEEFSFGASHTLTTTTPAQIHTRPTQHQLSQVPAVLNPPSPPPPPPAPPTPPKGPPASSPLSPTISLLEEGDLRSLDPCKDLWGSRGYEDYRRAGAQRTMVGGLTGGVVVGSGGSIQDKSTELCVVRFEKEVAGVGTAGCEVTVTLDSKGSQRLSSSSSPTCMASMPNAVSGGSSGAGSPQETGKGSPSPCCIHTSLATPRSRTRKRGGGGGGAAAGGGDGNDGDPAISPDEDSPCPAGSSCSSRCVYCRSVFSQSENGRGRCRDAPDPALHCLHQWTCVWCAESLLYHCMSDSEGEFWEPCSCEDSLGEGRPHPLCCARWLALLALSLFVPCMCCYLPLRACLRCGERCGCCGGKHKAVR from the exons TGTGCGTGTTAGAGCCGTGGTGATGACACGTGATGACTCCAGTGGAGGCTGGGTACCCCTGGGGGGCGGTGGCCTCAGTCACGTGGTAATATGTAAGGGGAGGAGCCATGAAGGCAGGGGGCGGAGAGAGTACATTGTACGCGGAGAGCGGCTACGCGACCGAGCA ccgGTGCTGGAATGTGCTGTGCAGAAGGGGCTGGTCTACAACAAAGTGAACCCTATCTTTCATCACTGGCGCGTGGAGGAACGTAAGTTTGGCCTGACGTTCCAGAGCCCTGCTGACGCCATCTCCTTCGAGCGCGGCCTACAAGCGGTCATCGATAAGCTGGACCGCGGCTCTgaatctccttcctcctccacgcCTGAAGAGGGCGACACTGAGGACGATGGTCAAGCA TCCCATACAGGAAGTGAGTCATCTTCCAACAGCCGGAAGGAGATGCTTCCCAAGCCCGTCACCATAGTAACCAGCGAGTCCTCCTCCACCTGCTTCGTACGTTCCACCTCCGAGGAGTTTAGCTTCGGAGCGTCCCACAcgctcaccaccaccacacctgcCCAG ATCCACACCAGGCCTACGCAGCACCAACTCTCCCAAGTCCCCGCTGTGTTGAACCCTCcgtctccccctccacctccccctgctCCCCCCACTCCTCCAAAGGGCCCCCCagcctcctcacccctctcccccaccatctctctacTCGAGGAGGGAGACCTGCGCAGCCTGGACCCCTGTAAGGACCTATGGGGTTCCCGGGGGTACGAGGACTACCGGCGTGCCGGGGCTCAGAGGACCATGGTGGGAGGTCTCActgggggggtggtggtgggcaGTGGAGGCAGCATACAGGACAAGTCCACAGAGCTGTGTGTGGTGCGCTTTGAGAAGGAGGTGGCAGGGGTGGGCACGGCGGGCTGCGAGGTGACGGTCACTCTGGACAGTAAAGGTTCCCagcgcctctcctcctcctcctcacccaccTGCATGGCCTCCATGCCCAATGCTGTATCTGGAGGCTCGTCGGGCGCCGGCTCGCCCCAAGAGACCGGGAAGGGAAGTCCCTCCCCCTGCTGCATCCACACCTCTCTGGCCACTCCCCGCTCACGGACTCGCAAgcgaggaggaggtggaggaggggcggCAGCGGGAGGTGGGGATGGTAATGACGGTGACCCGGCCATCTCCCCAGACGAGGACAGTCCGTGTCCGGCGGGGTCGTCGTGTTCGTCGCGCTGCGTCTACTGCCGCTCCGTGTTCAGCCAATCAGAGAATGGGCGGGGCCGCTGCCGGGACGCACCTGACCCCGCCCTACACTGCCTGCACCAGTGGACCTGTGTGTGGTGCGCAGAGAGCCTGCTGTATCACTGTATGTCGGACTCAGAGGGCGAGTTCTGGGAGCCGTGTTCCTGCGAGGACTCTTTAGGGGAGGGCCGTCCCCACCCGCTGTGCTGTGCCCGCTGGCTGGCCCTCCTGGCTCTGTCCCTGTTTGTGCCCTGCATGTGCTGCTACCTGCCCCTGCGAGCTTGCCTGCGCTGTGGAGAGAGGTGCGGCTGCTGTGGGGGCAAGCACAAGGCCGTTCGGTGA